The following are encoded together in the Nocardioides okcheonensis genome:
- the aspS gene encoding aspartate--tRNA ligase, which yields MIRTHDAGALRADHVGQTVTLAGWVARRRDHGGVAFLDLREASGVVQVVVRDEDVAHSLRSEYCLTVTGEVVARKAGNENPNLATGDVEVVATDVEVLSESAPLPFPIDDAQGHKGGDVGEEARLKHRYLDLRRSGPNAALRLRSKINKAARDVLDARDFVEVETPTLTRSTPEGARDFLVPARLAPGSWYALPQSPQLFKQLLMVGGMERYYQIARCYRDEDFRADRQPEFTQLDIEMSFVDQEDVIELMEDVLEAMWAQAGHTIERPLPRMTYAEAMEKYGSDKPDLRMGLELVECTDYFKDTTFRVFQADYVGAVVMPGGGSQPRRQFDAWQDWAKQRGAKGLAYVTIAEDGELGGPVAKNLTDAEREGLAAHVGASPGDCIFFAAGPVKSSRALLGAARLEIGRRGGMLDESTFAFTWVVDAPLFEPSSDAVASGDVAVGAGAWTAVHHAFTSPKPEYVDTFDTDPGSALAYAYDIVCNGNELGGGSIRIHRGDVQKRVFKVMGLGEEEAQEKFGFLLDAFKFGAPPHGGIAVGMDRIVAMLAGSDSIRDVIAFPKSGGGYDPLTAAPAPITPEQRKEAGVDAKPAAAEPVEGTGAPA from the coding sequence GTGATCCGCACCCATGACGCCGGCGCCCTGCGCGCCGACCACGTCGGCCAGACCGTCACGCTCGCCGGGTGGGTGGCGCGTCGGCGCGACCACGGCGGCGTGGCGTTCCTGGACCTCCGCGAGGCCAGCGGGGTCGTGCAGGTCGTCGTGCGCGACGAGGACGTGGCCCACAGCCTGCGCAGCGAGTACTGCCTGACGGTCACCGGCGAGGTCGTGGCCCGCAAGGCCGGCAACGAGAACCCGAACCTCGCGACCGGGGACGTCGAGGTCGTCGCCACCGACGTCGAGGTGCTCTCGGAGTCGGCGCCGCTGCCGTTCCCGATCGACGACGCCCAGGGCCACAAGGGCGGCGACGTGGGGGAGGAGGCCCGCCTCAAGCACCGCTACCTCGACCTGCGCCGCTCCGGCCCCAACGCGGCCCTGCGCCTGCGCAGCAAGATCAACAAGGCGGCCCGCGACGTGCTGGACGCCCGCGACTTCGTCGAGGTGGAGACGCCCACCCTGACCCGCTCGACCCCCGAGGGCGCGCGCGACTTCCTCGTCCCGGCCCGCCTGGCGCCCGGCAGCTGGTACGCCCTGCCGCAGAGCCCGCAGCTGTTCAAGCAGCTGCTCATGGTCGGCGGCATGGAGCGCTACTACCAGATCGCGCGCTGCTACCGCGACGAGGACTTCCGCGCCGACCGCCAGCCCGAGTTCACCCAGCTCGACATCGAGATGAGCTTCGTGGACCAGGAGGACGTCATCGAGCTGATGGAGGACGTCCTCGAGGCGATGTGGGCGCAGGCCGGCCACACCATCGAGCGACCGCTGCCGCGGATGACCTACGCCGAGGCGATGGAGAAGTACGGCTCGGACAAGCCCGACCTCCGGATGGGCCTCGAGCTCGTCGAGTGCACGGACTACTTCAAGGACACGACGTTCCGCGTCTTCCAGGCCGACTACGTCGGTGCCGTCGTGATGCCGGGCGGTGGCAGCCAGCCGCGCCGCCAGTTCGACGCGTGGCAGGACTGGGCCAAGCAGCGCGGCGCCAAGGGCCTGGCCTACGTCACGATCGCGGAGGACGGCGAGCTCGGCGGCCCGGTCGCCAAGAACCTCACCGACGCCGAGCGCGAGGGCCTCGCTGCCCACGTCGGCGCGTCGCCCGGTGACTGCATCTTCTTCGCCGCCGGTCCGGTCAAGAGCAGCCGCGCGCTGCTCGGCGCCGCCCGGCTCGAGATCGGTCGCCGCGGCGGGATGCTCGACGAGTCGACCTTCGCCTTCACCTGGGTGGTCGACGCGCCGCTGTTCGAGCCGAGCTCCGACGCGGTCGCGAGCGGCGACGTCGCGGTCGGTGCGGGTGCGTGGACGGCCGTCCACCACGCGTTCACCAGCCCCAAGCCCGAGTACGTCGACACCTTCGACACCGATCCCGGCAGCGCGCTGGCCTACGCCTACGACATCGTCTGCAACGGCAACGAGCTGGGCGGCGGGTCGATCCGTATCCACCGCGGCGACGTGCAGAAGCGGGTCTTCAAGGTGATGGGTCTCGGCGAGGAGGAGGCGCAGGAGAAGTTCGGCTTCCTGCTCGACGCCTTCAAGTTCGGCGCGCCCCCGCACGGCGGCATCGCGGTCGGCATGGACCGCATCGTCGCGATGCTCGCCGGCAGCGACTCGATCCGCGACGTGATCGCGTTCCCCAAGTCGGGCGGCGGCTACGACCCGCTCACCGCGGCCCCCGCGCCGATCACGCCCGAGCAGCGCAAGGAGGCCGGTGTTGACGCGAAGCCGGCCGCGGCGGAGCCGGTCGAGGGGACCGGCGCACCCGCCTGA